acagccgcccgagcgtgtagcgcgagcgactggcaaactgcctatcagtcactcgtctcagcggaagtttaatagatcgtatgacactactaaacatgaatatcgttatagataatgtggttaaattttgctatgagattcagctactatggaatgcactgaatcccctgaagtgtaagtgcggttacaattacagggctaatatgacgttgagcaatctgataggctgcaatgctcgttgcagctgagacgagtgactgatagacagtttgccagtccctcgcggtacacgaggggctgtcgccgccagtctaggaacagggttgacttgaatagagacacagagatgccaacttcagatattagtttaaaagaataatgatgcagttgctaggttggctgtttatataggtagactgttgctaagctagtgcatttatagtagccaataggttttgggatctaaatcagttagaacatgtgcattcggtatctatggttatagtgtccctcatcccttgagctttgggacactataacacatagatacctcatgcccatgttctaactataacttataaaCACCCAAAACAGCACTAGAGGCGATAAACTTGACTGGCTTTTGAGATTCATTTTCCGTTTAGTCGGCAGGTAAGGGAATGAGTAATGTGATAAAGACGCTCtaaaaaacaacaaacacTTCCAAAGATGGCTTTTGAGATTCATTTTCCGTTTAGTCGGCAGGTAAGGGAATGAGTATTGTGATAAAGACGCTCTAAAAACAACAAACACTTCCAAAGAATAAGTAGGTAGGTAGGAATTAGGTCAGAAGGTATATTCAGAGTGGATAAGAGTGACCTACCTGGTGGGTCGTTCAGGTCGACTGGTTTCAGTTTGTCCTTGTCCACCTGGACATAGACGACCTTGGTGGAGTCCATCACCTTGGCATCACTGCTGGCTGGCCTGGTCTCCACCGGAATGTACTGCCCTTGTGCTTTGGCAACTACAGGACAGGGCATAACACATGTACAAGTTATTGAGATATCTGGCCTCTCATGATGAAAGTAGTCCAACTAGTTTCGAAAACTACAAGCACAAAGTTTTGTAgttacactacatgtacacacatgaaaCAGCCAACGGTCTCCACTTGGGGAATTAGCTGACACGTATATGTACTGTAGTAGTAAGCACTATCCCCAAAATTTATTCTCTCACTATAAATGTATACTACTTGATACCTTTGCCAAAAATAATGTCTGCCTGAAACAATATTAATCGAACAGGTTATAATAGGTTATCATTCAGGGGCTCCACTGTATACTGAACAAGTACCTGGTGGTGGGACGACTGGTACGAGTTTGTCCTTGTCCACCTCAGAGTAGATGACGGTGGATGAGTTCTTCACCTTGGCATCACCGCTGGCTGGTTTGGGAACCACCAGCGTGTACTGGTGCTGCGTGGGAGTGGGTGAGGTGCTAATAATTACTGTAAAGTCAATTTgccaaaaataattaattttagtaaaCAATACTTCCTGTCTACTATAATTACGCTGGCACACAATGCCTGTAACGTACGTACATGAATCCAGTCCTGAGGACATTGTGACACAGACTGAGACTAGTAATATGTACTTTCCCACTGATATTATTACTATTACTATAAAAGATGTCATTATATTCAAGCACGGAGGCTTCTGACATGCAGAGCTTCCTTCCCTGGAATCACTGTACAACTGCCAGACACTTGCtgatacatgtaattaaggCTTACAcattatgcacacacagctgtacaaTTTCTCACGTACACATATTAAAGACATAAAGTACCCACAAAAAGGGACAAAGAGAGACTCCAAAAGCAGCTATTAAATTTAGGGTATAATACGTACCACATCACAGACAGCATTACTTGGTCTACACACTACAGGTATATACATATAGCCCTCACTTGTGCAGTAATCATTGCCTCAAGTCCATCGTCACCTCCATCCTCTGTACGCTCGTTCTTTGCTTGTGAAGTGCTAGTGGTCTCCTCTGTAAGCACCACATCGTTGTCCAAACCTCGTATCATGGGAGGGGGAAGGTTCTCACTAGTGGTGAATGTAGGTTCGCCTGCCTTAGCTAATGGTATAGTTTCGTATTCAGGACTTTGCATGTTTTCTTTACATATGACGTCATAACCTGGTGGAGGTGTATCGTCTGTGTTGCAGTCCAGAGACATGTGCTCAGGGCAGGCGACATCGTAGAGTGCTACTGGAGATATTATTGCGGCACCCACGTCCTGTAGACAATACACAGTATAGTAACATCTTTATTGACCCCCGAAAACCATATACAGTATAGATAGAAAAATGGTATTGGTGGTAATGGTAAAAAAGTAGCATTGTACGTGCATGAAGCAACGGAGCTACAGTGTACGGTAGGCCGGGACAGAACTATACTTGGCATTAAGTAACAATGAGCGCTTTGTGTCCATTTGAGCTTATTTGGACACACTTAAATAATGTACCACAGGTGCTTTTCCTTACACACTTAAGGATCACCAGGTGCTGCGTGttgacacacaacacacataaaAACACACATGACCAACATGGGTATTAtactacatgcagctgtatcCTGCTCAATGGgctgtaaccatgcatgcacatattgATGCACGGTTTCATTTAGCAAATGTTTGCATGAAATACTGATTTTACTGAATTATtgtagtgtgcatgtacacgtatacaaATGCGCCACACAAAACCACAATCTTGTAAAAGGGACAAAGGAGAAAGTGTCACAGAAAACCTCTACTTGTACTATAAAGCACTCACCTGCGCAGCGATCATTGCCTCTTGTCCACCATGGTCATTGTTACCAGCTCCACCCTCTGCACCTTGTACTGTGTCTACACAGTTGACATCTGGTTGAGCTTCAGAGCTACCAATGGCCTCTTCTGTAGTACCATCATGTTCTGTGTCGCTGACTGATAGATCTATCTTCAATGACTCATCAACTTCCTCATCTACTGACTGATTCTCCACACCCTGGCTGATAGAGCTCTCCACTGACATAACAACAACACTCTCGTTATCCACAGCAGGATTGTAGGGGGGTGGTAGATCAGGTACCTCACTGTCTCCTCGTATCATGGGAGGGGGAAGGGGTGGAGGGTTCTCACTGGTGGTGGGTGTACGTTTGCCTGTCAGAGCTAATGGTATAGTTTCGTATTCAACTTGCGTGTTCTCTTTACGCACGACATCATAACCTGGTGGAAGTTCAGTTGACTGTGTTGACTCTTAAAGACATGTTCTCAGGGCGGGCGACATCGTAAAATGCTACTTGCGATGTTATTGAAGCACCCACATCCTGTAGACAACACACATTATTTACTTATTCAagcaacacccacacaaatcAGTCTCTGTTGAAACAAGGCTAGACAAGTCTAGCCTTGTCCCCCCAGGGATCTGATAGTGGAAATAACAACCTGTGAAAACACACATCCATTCTATCAAGAGTAGGTACTCTTATGAttctatgcatgtacatgtagcagtacCTAAATATACCTTCAAATGACTAATAAAAATCAGTATCTACATGTCGGTAATTATAGTTGTCACTGATCATGAGGGGGATATTGAAACATGAACACAGGACGTTGCTAATACGAAACCATAGCATCAGCTCATGAGTGAACACAAACGTGCTTCCTAGTTTAGGTGAACAaggaagctacatgtagtacttgtacaaacataattatgaactgaAAGATTCTTACGTGAGGGGGCTATCAAAACACATTGTCAGCGCATTAtcagcacaaacacacaatgtAGAGAGTTTATCATTGCAACATAAAGTGTAATACTCACCACACTGCCGCCTTCAGAGTTACTGTGAATTAAGAGAATTATTATTTTAACATTAAGAAATGTAAACATAAGATTCTTACTAAACGGATATTGTTGTGAAATAGCCTTACTTCAGTTTCAATCACACTAATGTTACTATATGCACCCGCGTAATAatctgctagctagctagctagagacagagctgtgtacgtgtaggtttgttgtaccagctattttcttctgcagctgtatatatagaccTATTGCAGTGACGTaattaataatgatgtcattggaATGTCAGCCATTTTGAGGTACCAGTAACAGACTTTTACATACAATGAACACGATTTGGCTAGTATTTAGCACCAAAAAGATACCCTTTGTAGAAGGTTACTTATCTTTAAAACAAGACCAAGGTGGCAAGAAGAAGTACCTGAACAAGCTAGATATCATTATTGGGCTAGATCCTTCAAAATGCGGCTGAAAACAAAAAGTGAAAAGAGATGGCTCTGTACTAGTGGAAATGTGCACATTGCAATGACATAGAGTTATTTtcaagtttataattatgtgttagctacatactgtatatgatttgtgacatgtgtgtgcaAGTATGAACTGAATTGAACATTCCATGAAAAAGTTACAGGAACAGCAAAACTGCAGAAAATACACAAGCCATTCTCCATGTCTCGGGCTGCTCAGCTCTAATTCTTTGTCTCTttgaccatagatagtagaggaaggggattggaaacacaggcaATTAGCACTATTTCACACGGACCGTCCTAGATCCTTGCTACAAGCCGCGACCATGGATGCAACTTGAAGTGCTGAGCTTGCAATAAACTTTTTGTGCACTAATGGCAGTTTATGCTAAACTAAAAGCTTAAAGCAAGCTTATGATCATGCATAGACAACAATGAACAATCAATATAAGGTATAAGCATggtctaaacataattatacatgaattaTCAATGTTCTTCCAGTGATTTCTCAGTCCAAGTTCTTGCCACACATCGACACTGCGGTGACAAAATCAGAGCATGAATAGAAAATCTAATGGATTGGAAGCAATAATATGGACATGATCTTTAATATTGCCGAGTCTCGAATATAATCTCAGCTTAGTTACGGAGATGCTACCCCGCAAAGATGGCTAGTGGAAATCAACAAATCGGTCAATAACTCAAGAAGTATGATATCCCCACTTCCAATATATAgctgaagcaataaaataacaTCATGTACTACTACTGTAACCATTCATTTACAATAGATCCAATTCATATGTCAGTTCTTACCCCACAAATAAAAAGAAGAAGCTAAGTGTTGTAAAATCTTCAAATTTTGTGTGCTACCAAGAGTGAACATAACTTCTAGCTAGtaataatgtttcattttgtacctagccatgcctcaagacaaattttaaggctattcatacatttacttACCTAGTATCCTCTCATTTGCTTCTTTTCAAAAGCTTCTCTTGACCTCAAAACCAGTAAAATCACACCTCAAGGTGTCTATAGGTTGCAACGCGCACGGTCCCAGATGCCTTACGTTGTaagcataagctcacgtgatcccgtttccaatccccttcctctactatataTCTATGCTTTGACTTGGGATGACACTTGGGAGTCAGTAGAAGTTCTTGTCTTTATCCCTACTACTAGGATTTCCACAATATATAAGTACTATTTTTACCTATaaacttagcctcgattccaggccgctctcaattgagaaagacggcctggtatacactgtctgcgcatgcgtcaattgccccaagattcttggggatcgagatatcttagtaaattagtcagtatattatatattttacaatgatgtcattgcagtagttttaataaaataacacagctacttacaacatttatgacctagactagtgactagttttgttgtgatggcttgtacttctgttctgctcttgctcaagctctctccagtgttgaaaagtcaggttttgtcttcttttgtactgtggtagagtaGTGGGagtttttctgtcagtacctaccggctctggcaagtctacttgcttccagacgcttgtttgatgccatctcagtaagatcagtgctccttgtatgagcctagagttgtgatggcgatttctctctcttgacactaatagtttaatcaaccacgtgggtgaccatagtacaaaaggttaattgataaattacaaagagttttactaacaaatttactattgaatccacccacgcgcaaacggtggttaccaggccctctagtgagaggggctgggatagAGGCTACTATAAACTGTACAAGTCTGTTTGATGTGGTACCCCAAAATGGCGGCTATCATTGAAATATCAAAGCGTGGCGtcataaccacacccactgcaatGGGtctatagtagactttcagaggaggaacgccagggtcaatagggtcacgtttaatgaagaattaaacattcttgttctgggttcttgacctttgctgcatatagcagcttagcgcttctgttctttatttgcctgcttagaaagcttactatacctagtctatccagtgcagcaagccagtacatcaacatttataccctagccacggaaggctaatttccatatcgtgtggttttgaagaatgcaataaaaggtcaaagtttgcaattaaatcctggatctcctctctcaagctgcttcctctggggcgcgatagctcaaccgatttctgttgtgattataaagaggatcaagctattgatggtgtataaactcaggggcgcgagggtaaactcagttttagATGTAAACATAggccacgtggtgttttaattagtgaccttttgacactggcattcctcctctggtagactttcaccaaagttagtgttaaatgggcgtggcctgtccatataggctcttgtcagttTTCACCccgttcagacgatcgtcatccacactgttgcaggctgtgagtcttttgttaacatagcaggctaagggtagctatcagagaatgctatccaatgggctagaaaccttcaatcgaactttctatctacttccttcaatccacttccgttcgttgtgatgtcatagttttactgagcattatacgatgttatccaaagcccccagataccggggggatattagcgcatgcgcaagcagtcgataccaggcccacttccctaagtgaagtgggaagtgcggcctgggatcgaggctactctcAATGGtgcagctagcaagtgaaactgagctagaccacgccTACAAATTCGCTATTGAAATTCGCTTTTGCAATTCACTTTTGCAGTTGACTTTTGCAGTTGCTCAATCACGTGACATCACATGTGCTTTCTATTCATCAATATGATTTTACAGCATTAAGGGCATAATAAATGAAGAAGTACTGTAAGCACAGACCTGATGGCAAGCCTGTAGAAAcaggttaccataattatgcctcgaggcgtagccgcatgagGTATATGGGTAAAGCTGTCTGTGtttctgtgtgtctgtgtgtgtgtctgttccaactgtaactgctcaacggttgcaatgcgacgaaaactaacagcttctataggcttctagccacgttctcttggattttcattcgtggattagcaaactaaagcttctttctcgagttattgctagtttgactcacattgaaggctgttgcagtctcttcagaatctttcatagcatcatctgttcgcacaaactttctattcaacacatgagttagccttgcactaaagcgctagctctttgttagctacaagagtcagaaaagatctgttaaaacagctagctagctatatagtatagtcaagggcgtatgaagagaagagggcatgcaactactatCTATCAGAAAACAAATGTGCGGGGTTTTATATCTAAAAATAGTAAAGAatgcattgcacgtgcacCGTTTTTGTGCGTGCACGGTGAAGATATACGGAAACTTACAGAGAAAGTAGCTATtttagctaagctagctagctaacatacTGCAGAAGATTGTAGCTCTCTATACTAgtagtaaatgatgctaacaatgctcagtgacactagaaagtgagtagcatagtcgtACTAGAAGCAACAAGCCAGAAAC
This is a stretch of genomic DNA from Halichondria panicea chromosome 1, odHalPani1.1, whole genome shotgun sequence. It encodes these proteins:
- the LOC135342661 gene encoding uncharacterized protein LOC135342661; translated protein: MIRGDSEVPDLPPPYNPAVDNESVVVMSVESSISQGVENQSVDEEVDESLKIDLSVSDTEHDGTTEEAIGSSEAQPDVNCVDTVQGAEGGAGNNDHGGQEAMIAAQHQYTLVVPKPASGDAKVKNSSTVIYSEVDKDKLVPVVPPPVAKAQGQYIPVETRPASSDAKVMDSTKVVYVQVDKDKLKPVDLNDPPALPPRRPVTTEELHTEKTLDSLFSCSMTSNCSP